The following coding sequences lie in one Cherax quadricarinatus isolate ZL_2023a chromosome 8, ASM3850222v1, whole genome shotgun sequence genomic window:
- the LOC128685221 gene encoding uncharacterized PE-PGRS family protein PE_PGRS46-like encodes MQQLLVLISVLVVAVDAVPEGYNLPLPAGQQLPRGRCKNGEVLNVDGTCAIPKVTQNLFVFTAPQQQQTFGPPPQIPPPTIEHNILFIRAPEQSLGPEPIIVPPPRQQNIVYVLNKKATEAQRVIEVPAQPARSPEVFFINYNEGENPTLPGGIDFQTALNSAVQANGQLIVGAGGLAGGEGGAAGNLGSAALGGGEGGAAGNLGGGGIAGDFRGVGGFSGNVGGSGFGANSGHGGGASIRLAGESGLGGNIGVGNGFGGNSGGVGGFGSNIGGSSGFGGNIGSTSSFSGNIGGSGNSGGTGGFGGNLGGVSSYSENIVGIGGNSGGSGGLGGSAGVVATSGDSYSSPPNNINTPPSLYTIP; translated from the coding sequence GTTCTGATCTCGGTTCTTGTTGTGGCAGTGGACGCCGTCCCAGAGGGTTATAACTTGCCGTTACCCGCTGGTCAACAACTTCCTCGAGGTCGCTGCAAGAACGGTGAAGTGCTGAATGTGGACGGCACGTGCGCCATTCCCAAAGTTACCCAGAACCTGTTTGTGTTCACCGccccacagcaacaacaaacCTTTGGACCTCCACCTCAGATTCCTCCGCCTACGATAGAACACAACATCTTGTTCATCCGCGCCCCTGAACAGAGTCTGGGTCCAGAGCCCATCATTGTGCCGCCTCCTAGACAGCAGAACATCGTCTACGTCCTAAATAAAAAGGCAACCGAGGCTCAGCGAGTTATTGAGGTTCCAGCGCAGCCGGCTAGGAGCCCAGAGGTGTTCTTTATCAACTATAACGAGGGAGAAAACCCGACCTTACCAGGTGGTATTGACTTCCAGACTGCTCTCAACTCTGCAGTCCAAGCCAATGGTCAGCTCATTGTTGGTGCTGGAGGACTTGCTGGAGGCGAAGGCGGTGCTGCTGGTAATCTAGGTAGTGCAGCATTAGGTGGAGGCGAAGGCGGTGCCGCTGGTAACCTAGGTGGTGGTGGAATTGCTGGTGATTTCAGAGGTGTGGGTGGATTCAGTGGAAATGTTGGAGGAAGCGGTTTTGGTGCTAATTCTGGTCACGGAGGAGGTGCTAGCATCAGGTTGGCTGGAGAGAGCGGTTTAGGTGGTAACATTGGTGTGGGTAATGGTTTTGGTGGTAACAGTGGGGGAGTTGGGGGTTTTGGTAGTAAcattggtggtagcagtggttttgGTGGTAATATTGGTAGTACCAGTAGTTTTAGTGGGAACATTGGCGgaagtggtaacagtggtggcacTGGAGGTTTTGGTGGTAACCTTGGTGGTGTCAGTAGTTACAGTGAGAATATTGTTGGCattggtggtaacagtggtggtagcggAGGTTTGGGTGGCAGTGCAGGTGTTGTGGCCACCTCTGGTGATAGTTACAGCTCTCCTCCCAACAACATTAACACACCACCTAGTCTATACACTATCccttaa
- the LOC128685220 gene encoding uncharacterized protein — translation MKLLVLFSFFVLAKSAKLDGYNLPSPSGPKFGQGGCQEGEILHVDGTCVTPKVTRNLFVFTAPKQEVTYGPLPEIPLPKVNHNIVFIRIPEGGQGPEPIIVPPPRQQHVVYVLNKQSDEAQRVIEVPAPPPKNPEVYFINYDEGDNPTLPDGTDFQTALNSAVQADGKLIVGAGGLTGNLGGAGGVAGGEGGAAGNLSGAELVGDEGGAAGNIAGVGGFVGDVGSSNEFGGNIGGSVGFNVNIGGGGFGEAAGVGGDDHEGTVGSVNVGLGASVAGETSSDGNLSGDSGFESNLRGGSEFGGNIGLGGGFVGSTGVVDTPAGGYRPPTNTPSGLYSTPGSTGVVDTPAGGYRPPSNTPSGIYSTPGSTGVVDAPAGGYRPPSNTPSGIYSTPESTGVVDAPAGGYRPPSNTPSGIYSTPGSTGVVDAPAGGYRPPSNTPSGLYSTP, via the exons ATGAAGCTCCTG GTGCTATTCTCGTTCTTCGTTTTGGCGAAGTCAGCCAAACTTGATGGCTATAACTTGCCTTCTCCCTCTGGCCCAAAGTTTGGCCAAGGAGGATGCCAGGAAGGTGAAATACTTCACGTTGACGGTACCTGTGTCACCCCGAAAGTTACCCGAAACCTATTCGTGTTCACCGCCCCTAAACAGGAAGTAACCTATGGACCTTTACCAGAGATCCCACTTCCAAAGGTAAACCACAACATCGTTTTCATTCGCATTCCTGAAGGCGGTCAGGGTCCTGAGCCCATCATTGTGCCGCCGCCCAGGCAGCAGCACGTCGTTTACGTCCTTAACAAACAGTCAGATGAAGCTCAGCGAGTCATCGAGGTTCCAGCGCCGCCGCCAAAGAACCCCGAGGTATACTTCATCAACTATGATGAAGGAGACAACCCGACACTGCCCGAcggtactgatttccagactgcCCTCAACTCTGCAGTTCAAGCCGATGGCAAGCTCATTGTTGGTGCTGGAGGACttactggtaacctgggtggtgctGGAGGAGTTGCTGGAGGCGAAGGCGGTGCTGCTGGTAACCTTAGTGGTGCAGAACTTGTTGGAGATGAAGGCGGTGCTGCTGGTAATATTGCTGGTGTCGGAGGTTTCGTTGGTGACGTTGGAAGTAGCAATGAATTCGGAGGAAACATTGGAGGATCTGTTGGGTTCAACGTCAATATAGGAGGTGGTGGCTTCGGGgaagctgctggtgttggtggagatGATCATGAAGGCACTGTTGGAAGTGTTAACGTTGGCCTGGGTGCTAGCGTTGCTGGAGAAACAAGCTCTGATGGAAATCTTAGCGGAGATAGTGGATTTGAGAGTAACCTTAGAGGAGGTAGTGAATTTGGAGGTAACATTGGGTTAGGTGGTGGATTTGTTGGCAGCACAGGAGTGGTGGACACCCCTGCTGGAGGCTACAGGCCACCCACTAACACACCGTCTGGTCTTTACTCCACCCCAGGAAGCACAGGAGTGGTGGACACCCCTGCTGGAGGCTACAGGCCACCCTCCAACACACCGTCTGGTATCTACTCCACCCCAGGAAGCACAGGAGTAGTGGACGCCCCTGCTGGAGGCTACAGGCCACCCTCCAACACACCGTCTGGTATCTACTCCACCCCAGAAAGCACAGGAGTGGTGGACGCCCCTGCTGGAGGCTACAGGCCACCCTCCAACACACCGTCTGGTATCTACTCCACCCCAGGAAGCACAGGAGTGGTGGACGCCCCTGCTGGAGGCTACAGGCCACCCTCCAACACCCCGTCTGGTCTCTACTCTACGCCATAA